A genomic stretch from Ursus arctos isolate Adak ecotype North America unplaced genomic scaffold, UrsArc2.0 scaffold_21, whole genome shotgun sequence includes:
- the LOC113255927 gene encoding olfactory receptor 10P1 translates to MAEENQTLPEFLLLGFSDLRALQGPLFWVVLLVYLVTLLGNSIIILLTQASPALHSPMYFFLRHLSVVELLYTTDIVPRTLADLASPHPQAISFQGCVAQMYVFIVLGISECCLLTAMAYDRYAAICRPLHYSTLMSWRACMVMVAVSWLMGIITATTHSSLIFTLPFPSHPIIPHFLCDILPVLRLASTGKRESEISVVTATVVFIMVPFSLIVASYARILGAILAMASTQSRRKVFSTCSSHLLVVFLFFGTASITYIRPRAGSSVTMNRILSLFYTVITPMLNPIIYTLRNKEVAGALHHMVKRQVSSP, encoded by the coding sequence ATGGCTGAGGAAAATCAGACTCTGCCTGAATTTCTCCTTCTAGGATTCTCTGATCTCAGGGCCCTGCAGGGACCCTTGTTCTGGGTGGTGCTTCTGGTCTACCTGGTCACCTTGCTGGGTAACTCTATAATCATCCTCCTCACACAGGCCAGCCCGGCCTTGCActcccccatgtacttcttcctgcgTCACCTCTCGGTGGTGGAGCTCCTGTACACCACGGATATTGTGCCCAGGACCCTGGCTGACCtggcctccccacacccccaagcCATCTCCTTCCAGGGCTGTGTAGCCCAGATGTATGTCTTCATTGTCCTGGGCATTTCAGAGTGCTGCCTGCTCACagccatggcctatgaccgctatgctGCGATCTGCCGGCCCCTGCACTATTCCACCCTCATGAGCTGGCGGGCCTGCATGGTCATGGTGGCTGTCTCCTGGCTCATGGGTATCATCACAGCCACCACCCATTCCTCCCTCATCTTCACTCTGCCTTTCCCCAGCCACCCCATCATCCCGCACTTCCTCTGTGACATCCTGCCAGTACTGAGGCTGGCCAGTACTGGGAAGCGCGAGAGTGAAATCTCTGTGGTGACAGCCACTGTGGTCTTCATCATGGTCCCCTTCTCTCTGATCGTCGCCTCGTATGCCCGCATCCTGGGTGCCATCCTGGCAATGGCCTCCACCCAGAGCCGCCGCAAGGtcttctccacctgctcctcccacctgctcGTGGTCTTCCTCTTCTTTGGAACAGCCAGCATCACCTACATCCGGCCCCGGGCGGGCTCCTCTGTCACCATGAACCGCATCCTCAGCCTCTTCTACACAGTCATCACACCCATGCTCAACCCCATCATCTATACCCTTCGGAACAAGGAGGTGGCGGGGGCCCTGCACCACATGGTGAAGAGGCAGGTCTCCTCACCCTGA
- the LOC113255872 gene encoding olfactory receptor 2AP1-like translates to MANRTTVTEFFLQGLTDTKELQVAVFLLLLLAYLVTVSGNLVVISLTFLDTRLQTPMYFFLRNLSCLEIWFQTVIVPKMLLNIATGTKTISFAGCIIQDFFHIFLGATEFLLLTAMAYDRYIAICQPLRYPILMSNRVCAQLILTCWLAGFSFIIVPVILTSQLPFCDSHINHFFCDYTPLMEVVCSGPQVLETVDFTLAMVALVSTLVLITVSYVQIIRTIVRIPSVQERKKAFSTCSSHIIVVTMCYGSCFFMYVKPSPGKGVDFNKGVSLINTIIAPLLNPFIYTLRNQQVKQVVKDLIGKMAWLQNK, encoded by the coding sequence ATGGCCAATCGGACCACAGTGACTGAGTTCTTCCTCCAAGGCCTGACAGACACCAAAGAGCTTCAGGTGGCAGTTTTCCTGCTCCTGTTGCTTGCCTACCTTGTGACTGTCTCTGGAAACCTGGTTGTCATCAGCCTGACCTTCCTGGACACCCGCCTGCAAACCCCGATGTACTTCTTCCTCCGGAATCTATCCTGCCTAGAAATTTGGTTCCAGACCGTCATAGTGCCCAAGATGTTGCTCAACATTGCTACAGGGACCAAGACCATCAGTTTTGCTGGCTGCATCATTCAGGACTTTTTCCACATCTTCCTGGGGGCTACAGAATTCCTCCTTCTCACAGCCATGGCCTATGACCGGTACATCGCCATCTGCCAGCCCCTCCGCTACCCCATCCTCATGAGCAACAGAGTCTGCGCACAGCTCATCCTCACCTGCTGGCTGGCAGGATTCTCCTTCATCATCGTGCCTGTCATCCTGACCAGTCAGCTTCCATTCTGTGACAGCCACATCAACCACTTCTTCTGTGACTATACACCTCTAATGGAGGTGGTATGCAGCGGGCCACAGGTGCTGGAGACGGTGGACTTTACCCTGGCCATGGTGGCTCTGGTCAGCACTCTGGTGCTGATCACCGTATCCTATGTCCAGATCATCCGGACAATTGTCAGGATCCCGTCTgtccaggagagaaagaaagcctTCTCTACCTGTTCCTCCCACATCATTGTGGTCACCATGTGCTATGGGAGCTGCTTCTTCATGTATGTCAAGCCCTCCCCAGGCAAGGGGGTTGATTTCAACAAAGGAGTGTCTCTAATCAATACAATTATTGCCCCCCTCTTGAATCCCTTCATCTATACTCTCAGGAACCAACAAGTTAAGCAAGTAGTGAAAGACCTGATCGGGAAAATGGCTTGGCTCCAAAATAAGTGA